One genomic window of Cydia strobilella chromosome 11, ilCydStro3.1, whole genome shotgun sequence includes the following:
- the LOC134745318 gene encoding uncharacterized protein LOC134745318 isoform X11: MLAWQMLCERYNNPKRLVTNHMRALFDVEPVPSTPSGLRGLESANFLAALRRFIARRGKPKELDFWRRWSRDYIGTLQERTKWRSARGPSLAVDTVVLVRDERLPPCRWRLGKIVATQPGRDGVTRVAVIRTARGDIQRAFNNICPLPTSGEVI; encoded by the exons ATGCTCGCGTGGCAGATGCTTTGTGAACGTTATAATAATCCTAAACGTTTAGTCACCAACCACATGCGAGCCTTGTTCGACGTGGAACCGGTACCGTCAACTCCTTCGGGTCTAAGAG GGCTCGAGTCAGCCAATTTCCTGGCGGCGCTGCGACGATTCATCGCCAGGAGAGGTAAACCGAAGGAGTTG GACTTCTGGCGGCGCTGGTCACGTGACTACATCGGAACGCTGCAGGAACGCACGAAGTGGAGGAGCGCGCGCGGCCCAAGCCTCGCAGTCGACACCGTCGTCCTGGTACGAGACGAGCGTCTGCCGCCCTGCCGGTGGAGGCTGGGCAAGATCGTCGCGACGCAGCCGGGCCGGGATGGCGTCACCAGGGTGGCCGTCATCCGAACCGCCAGAGGGGACATCCAACGCGCGTTCAATAACATTTGTCCATTACCTACTTCGGGTGAAGtcatataa
- the LOC134745318 gene encoding uncharacterized protein LOC134745318 isoform X9, whose translation MLAWQMLCERYNNPKRLVTNHMRALFDVEPVPSTPSGLRGLCDNISKHLRSLRSLNVPTENWDLAIIHMLVKKLDSRLQSKWENSVDLRKLPSLQDFKTFLKNRADRLEATSPAVPSDAPSTSKKAMGSSQPISWRRCDDSSPGEVNRRSWTSGGAGHVTTSERCRNARSGGARAAQASQSTPSSWYETSVCRPAGGGWARSSRRSRAGMASPGWPSSEPPEGTSNARSITFVHYLLRVKSYK comes from the exons ATGCTCGCGTGGCAGATGCTTTGTGAACGTTATAATAATCCTAAACGTTTAGTCACCAACCACATGCGAGCCTTGTTCGACGTGGAACCGGTACCGTCAACTCCTTCGGGTCTAAGAGGTCTGTGCGATAATATTTCCAAACATTTGAGATCTTTGCGctcattaaatgtacctaccgaAAATTGGGATCTCGCAATTATTCACATGTTAGTTAAAAAGTTAGACAGTCGATTGCAATCAAAGTGGGAAAACAGTGTTGATTTGAGAAAATTGCCTTCGTTGCAGGATTTCAAAACCTTCCTAAAGAACCGAGCTGACCGGCTGGAAGCGACCAGCCCAGCAGTACCATCGGACGCACCCAGCACTTCCAAGAAGGCCATG GGCTCGAGTCAGCCAATTTCCTGGCGGCGCTGCGACGATTCATCGCCAGGAGAGGTAAACCGAAGGAGTTG GACTTCTGGCGGCGCTGGTCACGTGACTACATCGGAACGCTGCAGGAACGCACGAAGTGGAGGAGCGCGCGCGGCCCAAGCCTCGCAGTCGACACCGTCGTCCTGGTACGAGACGAGCGTCTGCCGCCCTGCCGGTGGAGGCTGGGCAAGATCGTCGCGACGCAGCCGGGCCGGGATGGCGTCACCAGGGTGGCCGTCATCCGAACCGCCAGAGGGGACATCCAACGCGCGTTCAATAACATTTGTCCATTACCTACTTCGGGTGAAGtcatataagtag
- the LOC134745318 gene encoding uncharacterized protein LOC134745318 isoform X5, with the protein MLAWQMLCERYNNPKRLVTNHMRALFDVEPVPSTPSGLRGLCDNISKHLRSLRSLNVPTENWDLAIIHMLVKKLDSRLQSKWENSVDLRKLPSLQDFKTFLKNRADRLEATSPAVPSDAPSTSKKAMVTTSEPIKVTSKQFKCNQCPYCSSTHYINQCPKFSALNVIARIRAVNKLRLCFNCLSGTHVLTNCRASTCRVCKGKHHTLLHKPNTNTHVGSNPVPTRLPISTLIDEQPSSSQIETTLSNNTLIEKQINNARNRSVFLTTAQVLVRDKHNNVHKMKAFLDNGSQENFITENAAKKLQLNKEQLALNVIGFNEKVSSLLESCDVTLHSLDGTFTTNLSCFITPIICTTNILIPNVQRWHIPSRYKLADDEFNLAQDVDLLIGGEIFFDLLLTGKYKLGPGLPVLRRSRLGWIVTGSVQKKTESTIQCKVTVETQLKKFWEIEEGSAPNLPYDEKQCEDIFLKTHTHNSEGNFEIELPLKQPPTKLGQSRHIAYRRFKTLESKFERNPEFKDKYVNFMREFEQAGHMIQLQDNYDGPCNFLPHQAVFRDSPSTPIRIVFDCSCRTDNGISLNDIQYKGSIIQDELINILLRFRKYQYVINADIQKMYRCIYVKPNQQYLQCIFWRENTHQRLQIYMLTTLSFGLKSAPHIATRCLLQLSNENQHTFPAAAEAIANQFYMDDFIAGGDDENQVAETASQVNEILRGANFTLRKWKSNSEVIIKRGSSQPISWRRCDDSSPGEVNRRSWTSGGAGHVTTSERCRNARSGGARAAQASQSTPSSWYETSVCRPAGGGWARSSRRSRAGMASPGWPSSEPPEGTSNARSITFVHYLLRVKSYK; encoded by the exons ATGCTCGCGTGGCAGATGCTTTGTGAACGTTATAATAATCCTAAACGTTTAGTCACCAACCACATGCGAGCCTTGTTCGACGTGGAACCGGTACCGTCAACTCCTTCGGGTCTAAGAGGTCTGTGCGATAATATTTCCAAACATTTGAGATCTTTGCGctcattaaatgtacctaccgaAAATTGGGATCTCGCAATTATTCACATGTTAGTTAAAAAGTTAGACAGTCGATTGCAATCAAAGTGGGAAAACAGTGTTGATTTGAGAAAATTGCCTTCGTTGCAGGATTTCAAAACCTTCCTAAAGAACCGAGCTGACCGGCTGGAAGCGACCAGCCCAGCAGTACCATCGGACGCACCCAGCACTTCCAAGAAGGCCATGGTAACCACGTCCGAACCTATCAAGGTAACCTCCAAACAGTTTAAATGTAACCAGTGTCCGTATTGTTCGAGTACGCATTATATTAATCAGTGTCCAAAGTTTAGTGCATTAAACGTTATCGCGCGCATCCGAGCCGTGAATAAATTACGATTATGCTTTAATTGTTTGTCCGGAACGCATGTCTTAACAAACTGCAGGGCCAGTACATGTCGAGTATGTAAGGGCAAGCATCATACGTTACTACACAAACCAAATACCAACACTCATGTAGGTAGTAACCCCGTACCAACGCGATTACCAATATCAACGTTAATCGACGAACAACCGAGTTCTAGTCAAATCGAGACTACCTTGTCGAATAACACTTTaatcgaaaaacaaataaacaatgcgCGAAATAGGTCAGTTTTCCTTACAACAGCCCAAGTGCTCGTTAGGGATAAGCATAACAATGTGCATAAAATGAAGGCATTTTTAGACAATGGCTCgcaagaaaatttcattaccgaaaacgcggccaaaaagttacaattaaaCAAGGAACAACTTGCCTTAAATGTCATAGGTTTCAATGAAAAAGTGTCTAGCCTTTTAGAATCGTGTGACGTAACATTGCATTCCTTAGACGGAACCTTTACAACGAATTTGTCCTGTTTTATTACGCCTATAATTTGtactaccaacattttaataccaAACGTGCAACGTTGGCACATTCCGTCGCGTTATAAATTAGCTGATGACGAGTTTAACTTAGCTCAAGATGTAGATTTGCTTATCGGTGGGGAGATATTCTTTGATTTACTTCTTACCGGTAAATACAAGCTCGGGCCCGGATTACCGGTTCTGAGACGCTCGCGATTAGGATGGATAGtcacgggttccgtacaaaaaaaaaccgagtctaccattcaatgtaaagttacagtagaaactcaattaaaaaagttttgggaAATAGAGGAGGGTTCCGCACCAAATTTACCCTATGATGAAAAACAATGTGAGGATATATTTCTGAAAACTCACACTCACAACTCTGAGGGTAATTTCGAAATAGAACTTCCATTAAAGCAGCCACCTACCAAGTTAGGTCAATCTAGGCACATAGCATATCGGAGGTTCAAAACATTAGAATCCAAGTTCGAGCGGAACCCcgaatttaaagataaatatgtgAATTTCATGCGCGAGTTCGAACAAGCTGGCCATATGATTCAATTACAAGATAATTATGATGGCCCATGTAATTTTCTACCCCACCAAGCTGTTTTTCGCGACTCCCCCTCAACCCCTATTCGAATTGTTTTCGACTGCTCATGCAGAACTGATAACGGCATTTCTTTGAATGATATCCAATACAAAGGCTCAATAATACAGGACGAACTCATAAATATACTTCTACGATTCCGAAAATACCAATATGTTATTAACGCtgacatacaaaaaatgtacagatgtatttatgttaaaccAAATCAACAATACCTACAATGCATATTTTGGCGGGAAAATACTCACCAACGACTCCAAATTTATATGCTGACCACATTAAGTTTCGGCTTAAAGTCAGCACCACATATTGCAACCAGatgtttgttacaattgtcaaACGAAAACCAACACACATTTCCAGCAGCTGCAGAGGCCATAGCGAACCAGTTCTACATGGACGATTTTATCGCCGGCGGCGACGACGAGAATCAGGTAGCTGAAACTGCATCACAGGTGAACGAGATCCTGCGGGGAGCCAACTTCACGCTGCGGAAATGGAAGTCCAATTCCGAAGTCATCATAAAACGG GGCTCGAGTCAGCCAATTTCCTGGCGGCGCTGCGACGATTCATCGCCAGGAGAGGTAAACCGAAGGAGTTG GACTTCTGGCGGCGCTGGTCACGTGACTACATCGGAACGCTGCAGGAACGCACGAAGTGGAGGAGCGCGCGCGGCCCAAGCCTCGCAGTCGACACCGTCGTCCTGGTACGAGACGAGCGTCTGCCGCCCTGCCGGTGGAGGCTGGGCAAGATCGTCGCGACGCAGCCGGGCCGGGATGGCGTCACCAGGGTGGCCGTCATCCGAACCGCCAGAGGGGACATCCAACGCGCGTTCAATAACATTTGTCCATTACCTACTTCGGGTGAAGtcatataagtag
- the LOC134745318 gene encoding uncharacterized protein LOC134745318 isoform X3 has protein sequence MLAWQMLCERYNNPKRLVTNHMRALFDVEPVPSTPSGLRGLCDNISKHLRSLRSLNVPTENWDLAIIHMLVKKLDSRLQSKWENSVDLRKLPSLQDFKTFLKNRADRLEATSPAVPSDAPSTSKKAMVTTSEPIKVTSKQFKCNQCPYCSSTHYINQCPKFSALNVIARIRAVNKLRLCFNCLSGTHVLTNCRASTCRVCKGKHHTLLHKPNTNTHVGSNPVPTRLPISTLIDEQPSSSQIETTLSNNTLIEKQINNARNRSVFLTTAQVLVRDKHNNVHKMKAFLDNGSQENFITENAAKKLQLNKEQLALNVIGFNEKVSSLLESCDVTLHSLDGTFTTNLSCFITPIICTTNILIPNVQRWHIPSRYKLADDEFNLAQDVDLLIGGEIFFDLLLTGKYKLGPGLPVLRRSRLGWIVTGSVQKKTESTIQCKVTVETQLKKFWEIEEGSAPNLPYDEKQCEDIFLKTHTHNSEGNFEIELPLKQPPTKLGQSRHIAYRRFKTLESKFERNPEFKDKYVNFMREFEQAGHMIQLQDNYDGPCNFLPHQAVFRDSPSTPIRIVFDCSCRTDNGISLNDIQYKGSIIQDELINILLRFRKYQYVINADIQKMYRCIYVKPNQQYLQCIFWRENTHQRLQIYMLTTLSFGLKSAPHIATRCLLQLSNENQHTFPAAAEAIANQFYMDDFIAGGDDENQVAETASQVNEILRGANFTLRKWKSNSEVIIKRVSETHTHQNTHTTEFGDKTHKVLGLAWSSDSDELMYTIKENQISHPITKRKVLGVISSIFDPLGLTGPVIVVAKIFIQKLFKAQLDWDTELTQDLIQEWNTFYRDLFLLNQLKISRCTVIPNYVTIQIHGFCDSSIKAYGAAIYIRSSDRVGNVQVHLLYSKSKISPIQPQTIPNLELCSSLLLATHVDKIKRALKCDVSGINLWSDSKITLCWIKNSNPKLTCFVSNRVTKVLSLTNKHEWSWVRSEDNPADLLSRGVAPGKLETNQLWWSGPAWLTQSPDTWPTHDSESLNHAPEAESDVNITLTLAISTESNDTIQYLFHRWSSDKTLIHVLAYILRFIYNTKNKTRTINPNNKLSGPLSVEELKKSDHALIRHAQMESFPHEYKLLQNNKPVLNKSKILSLHPFMKDGLVRVGGRIGLSHYAYEKKHPLILSHEHALTKLLMANAHIRTLHAGPQLLLSTIRERIWPTKGRMLASKIVNKCVPCFRANPKTTNPIMGNLPPSRVNPSPPFAITGIDYGGPYNIRDRTGRGYKVSKCYIAVFICFATKAIHLELITGLESANFLAALRRFIARRGKPKELDFWRRWSRDYIGTLQERTKWRSARGPSLAVDTVVLVRDERLPPCRWRLGKIVATQPGRDGVTRVAVIRTARGDIQRAFNNICPLPTSGEVI, from the exons ATGCTCGCGTGGCAGATGCTTTGTGAACGTTATAATAATCCTAAACGTTTAGTCACCAACCACATGCGAGCCTTGTTCGACGTGGAACCGGTACCGTCAACTCCTTCGGGTCTAAGAGGTCTGTGCGATAATATTTCCAAACATTTGAGATCTTTGCGctcattaaatgtacctaccgaAAATTGGGATCTCGCAATTATTCACATGTTAGTTAAAAAGTTAGACAGTCGATTGCAATCAAAGTGGGAAAACAGTGTTGATTTGAGAAAATTGCCTTCGTTGCAGGATTTCAAAACCTTCCTAAAGAACCGAGCTGACCGGCTGGAAGCGACCAGCCCAGCAGTACCATCGGACGCACCCAGCACTTCCAAGAAGGCCATGGTAACCACGTCCGAACCTATCAAGGTAACCTCCAAACAGTTTAAATGTAACCAGTGTCCGTATTGTTCGAGTACGCATTATATTAATCAGTGTCCAAAGTTTAGTGCATTAAACGTTATCGCGCGCATCCGAGCCGTGAATAAATTACGATTATGCTTTAATTGTTTGTCCGGAACGCATGTCTTAACAAACTGCAGGGCCAGTACATGTCGAGTATGTAAGGGCAAGCATCATACGTTACTACACAAACCAAATACCAACACTCATGTAGGTAGTAACCCCGTACCAACGCGATTACCAATATCAACGTTAATCGACGAACAACCGAGTTCTAGTCAAATCGAGACTACCTTGTCGAATAACACTTTaatcgaaaaacaaataaacaatgcgCGAAATAGGTCAGTTTTCCTTACAACAGCCCAAGTGCTCGTTAGGGATAAGCATAACAATGTGCATAAAATGAAGGCATTTTTAGACAATGGCTCgcaagaaaatttcattaccgaaaacgcggccaaaaagttacaattaaaCAAGGAACAACTTGCCTTAAATGTCATAGGTTTCAATGAAAAAGTGTCTAGCCTTTTAGAATCGTGTGACGTAACATTGCATTCCTTAGACGGAACCTTTACAACGAATTTGTCCTGTTTTATTACGCCTATAATTTGtactaccaacattttaataccaAACGTGCAACGTTGGCACATTCCGTCGCGTTATAAATTAGCTGATGACGAGTTTAACTTAGCTCAAGATGTAGATTTGCTTATCGGTGGGGAGATATTCTTTGATTTACTTCTTACCGGTAAATACAAGCTCGGGCCCGGATTACCGGTTCTGAGACGCTCGCGATTAGGATGGATAGtcacgggttccgtacaaaaaaaaaccgagtctaccattcaatgtaaagttacagtagaaactcaattaaaaaagttttgggaAATAGAGGAGGGTTCCGCACCAAATTTACCCTATGATGAAAAACAATGTGAGGATATATTTCTGAAAACTCACACTCACAACTCTGAGGGTAATTTCGAAATAGAACTTCCATTAAAGCAGCCACCTACCAAGTTAGGTCAATCTAGGCACATAGCATATCGGAGGTTCAAAACATTAGAATCCAAGTTCGAGCGGAACCCcgaatttaaagataaatatgtgAATTTCATGCGCGAGTTCGAACAAGCTGGCCATATGATTCAATTACAAGATAATTATGATGGCCCATGTAATTTTCTACCCCACCAAGCTGTTTTTCGCGACTCCCCCTCAACCCCTATTCGAATTGTTTTCGACTGCTCATGCAGAACTGATAACGGCATTTCTTTGAATGATATCCAATACAAAGGCTCAATAATACAGGACGAACTCATAAATATACTTCTACGATTCCGAAAATACCAATATGTTATTAACGCtgacatacaaaaaatgtacagatgtatttatgttaaaccAAATCAACAATACCTACAATGCATATTTTGGCGGGAAAATACTCACCAACGACTCCAAATTTATATGCTGACCACATTAAGTTTCGGCTTAAAGTCAGCACCACATATTGCAACCAGatgtttgttacaattgtcaaACGAAAACCAACACACATTTCCAGCAGCTGCAGAGGCCATAGCGAACCAGTTCTACATGGACGATTTTATCGCCGGCGGCGACGACGAGAATCAGGTAGCTGAAACTGCATCACAGGTGAACGAGATCCTGCGGGGAGCCAACTTCACGCTGCGGAAATGGAAGTCCAATTCCGAAGTCATCATAAAACGGGTGagcgaaacacacacacaccaaaacacacacacaaccgaATTTGGAGATAAAACACATAAGGTCCTGGGTTTAGCGTGGTCTAGTGACTCAGATGAGCTTATGTATACCATTAAAgaaaaccaaatttcacacccaaTCACCAAAAGAAAGGTACTAGGGGTAATTTCGTCCATTTTCGACCCCCTAGGCTTGACGGGACCAGTAATTGTagtagccaaaatatttattcaaaaattatttaaggctCAATTAGATTGGGATACCGAATTAACACAAGACTTGATCCAAGAATGGAACACATTCTATCgagacttgtttttattaaaccaaTTGAAAATTTCGAGATGTACAGTCATACCCAATTATGTAACGATACAAATTCATGGGTTCTGTGACAGTAGTATTAAAGCCTATGGCGCTGCCATCTATATACGATCAAGCGATAGAGTAGGAAACGTACAAGTTCACCTACTttactcaaaatcaaaaataagtccaatacaaccccaaactattccaaatttggaactttgttccagtttactgctcgcgacacatgtcgacaaaataaaacgagcattaaaatgtgacgtttccggAATCAACCTGTGGTCagattcaaaaataacattatgttggataaaaaatagtaaccctaaattaacttgttttgttaGTAACAGAGTCACAAAAGTATTATCACTTACAAACAAGCACGAGTGGTCATGGGTCCGCTCGGAGGATAACCCCGCCGACCTTTTGTCCCGAGGGGTAGCACCAGGCAAGCTGGAAACCAACCAGTTATGGTGGTCTGGGCCGGCGTGGTTGACCCAAAGTCCGGACACATGGCCGACCCACGATTCTGAGTCACTAAATCATGCACCCGAGGCCGAGAGCGACGTAAACATAACTCTCACCTTGGCTATTAGCACAGAATCTAACGACACGATACAATATCTTTTCCACAGGTGGTCAAGCGATAAAACACTTATtcatgtattagcatacatacttcgatttatatataatacaaaaaataaaactcgaacaattaatccaaataataaattatcaggaCCATTGTCCgtagaagaattaaaaaaatcggatcacgcattaattagacatgcacaaatggaatcattcccacacgaatataaattattgcaaaacaataaaccggttcttaacaaatcaaaaatattatctttacacCCATTCATGAAGGACGGACTCGTTCGCGTAGGCGGACGAATCGGTCTTTCGCATTatgcatatgaaaaaaaacatcctTTAATATTAAGTCACGAGCACGCGCTTACCAAACTACTGATGGCAAACGCACATATACGTACTCTGCACGCTGGCCCTCAGTTATTACTTTCAACTATTCGCGAGCGCATCTGGCCAACAAAAGGTAGGATGTTAGCctcgaaaattgtaaataaatgcgtTCCGTGTTTTAGAGCAAATCCAAAGACTACTAACCCTATAATGGGAAACTTACCCCCCTCAAGGGTAAATCCTTCCCCCCCCTTTGCTATCACGGGTATCGATTATGGAGGAccttataacattagagataggACAGGGCGTGGTTACAAGGTCTCTAAGTGCTATATAgcagtgtttatttgttttgcaacAAAGGCAATTCATCTCGAATTAATTACAGGGCTCGAGTCAGCCAATTTCCTGGCGGCGCTGCGACGATTCATCGCCAGGAGAGGTAAACCGAAGGAGTTG GACTTCTGGCGGCGCTGGTCACGTGACTACATCGGAACGCTGCAGGAACGCACGAAGTGGAGGAGCGCGCGCGGCCCAAGCCTCGCAGTCGACACCGTCGTCCTGGTACGAGACGAGCGTCTGCCGCCCTGCCGGTGGAGGCTGGGCAAGATCGTCGCGACGCAGCCGGGCCGGGATGGCGTCACCAGGGTGGCCGTCATCCGAACCGCCAGAGGGGACATCCAACGCGCGTTCAATAACATTTGTCCATTACCTACTTCGGGTGAAGtcatataa
- the LOC134745318 gene encoding uncharacterized protein LOC134745318 isoform X10, producing MTIVRKPRRSNPSDFKTFLKNRADRLEATSPAVPSDAPSTSKKAMVTTSEPIKGSSQPISWRRCDDSSPGEVNRRSWTSGGAGHVTTSERCRNARSGGARAAQASQSTPSSWYETSVCRPAGGGWARSSRRSRAGMASPGWPSSEPPEGTSNARSITFVHYLLRVKSYK from the exons ATGACCATAGTCCGCAAGCCCCGCCGCAGCAACCCCTCG GATTTCAAAACCTTCCTAAAGAACCGAGCTGACCGGCTGGAAGCGACCAGCCCAGCAGTACCATCGGACGCACCCAGCACTTCCAAGAAGGCCATGGTAACCACGTCCGAACCTATCAAG GGCTCGAGTCAGCCAATTTCCTGGCGGCGCTGCGACGATTCATCGCCAGGAGAGGTAAACCGAAGGAGTTG GACTTCTGGCGGCGCTGGTCACGTGACTACATCGGAACGCTGCAGGAACGCACGAAGTGGAGGAGCGCGCGCGGCCCAAGCCTCGCAGTCGACACCGTCGTCCTGGTACGAGACGAGCGTCTGCCGCCCTGCCGGTGGAGGCTGGGCAAGATCGTCGCGACGCAGCCGGGCCGGGATGGCGTCACCAGGGTGGCCGTCATCCGAACCGCCAGAGGGGACATCCAACGCGCGTTCAATAACATTTGTCCATTACCTACTTCGGGTGAAGtcatataagtag
- the LOC134745318 gene encoding uncharacterized protein LOC134745318 isoform X12 yields the protein MEVQFRSHHKTGLESANFLAALRRFIARRGKPKELDFWRRWSRDYIGTLQERTKWRSARGPSLAVDTVVLVRDERLPPCRWRLGKIVATQPGRDGVTRVAVIRTARGDIQRAFNNICPLPTSGEVI from the exons ATGGAAGTCCAATTCCGAAGTCATCATAAAACGG GGCTCGAGTCAGCCAATTTCCTGGCGGCGCTGCGACGATTCATCGCCAGGAGAGGTAAACCGAAGGAGTTG GACTTCTGGCGGCGCTGGTCACGTGACTACATCGGAACGCTGCAGGAACGCACGAAGTGGAGGAGCGCGCGCGGCCCAAGCCTCGCAGTCGACACCGTCGTCCTGGTACGAGACGAGCGTCTGCCGCCCTGCCGGTGGAGGCTGGGCAAGATCGTCGCGACGCAGCCGGGCCGGGATGGCGTCACCAGGGTGGCCGTCATCCGAACCGCCAGAGGGGACATCCAACGCGCGTTCAATAACATTTGTCCATTACCTACTTCGGGTGAAGtcatataa
- the LOC134745318 gene encoding uncharacterized protein LOC134745318 isoform X8 encodes MLAWQMLCERYNNPKRLVTNHMRALFDVEPVPSTPSGLRGLCDNISKHLRSLRSLNVPTENWDLAIIHMLVKKLDSRLQSKWENSVDLRKLPSLQDFKTFLKNRADRLEATSPAVPSDAPSTSKKAMVTTSEPIKGSSQPISWRRCDDSSPGEVNRRSWTSGGAGHVTTSERCRNARSGGARAAQASQSTPSSWYETSVCRPAGGGWARSSRRSRAGMASPGWPSSEPPEGTSNARSITFVHYLLRVKSYK; translated from the exons ATGCTCGCGTGGCAGATGCTTTGTGAACGTTATAATAATCCTAAACGTTTAGTCACCAACCACATGCGAGCCTTGTTCGACGTGGAACCGGTACCGTCAACTCCTTCGGGTCTAAGAGGTCTGTGCGATAATATTTCCAAACATTTGAGATCTTTGCGctcattaaatgtacctaccgaAAATTGGGATCTCGCAATTATTCACATGTTAGTTAAAAAGTTAGACAGTCGATTGCAATCAAAGTGGGAAAACAGTGTTGATTTGAGAAAATTGCCTTCGTTGCAGGATTTCAAAACCTTCCTAAAGAACCGAGCTGACCGGCTGGAAGCGACCAGCCCAGCAGTACCATCGGACGCACCCAGCACTTCCAAGAAGGCCATGGTAACCACGTCCGAACCTATCAAG GGCTCGAGTCAGCCAATTTCCTGGCGGCGCTGCGACGATTCATCGCCAGGAGAGGTAAACCGAAGGAGTTG GACTTCTGGCGGCGCTGGTCACGTGACTACATCGGAACGCTGCAGGAACGCACGAAGTGGAGGAGCGCGCGCGGCCCAAGCCTCGCAGTCGACACCGTCGTCCTGGTACGAGACGAGCGTCTGCCGCCCTGCCGGTGGAGGCTGGGCAAGATCGTCGCGACGCAGCCGGGCCGGGATGGCGTCACCAGGGTGGCCGTCATCCGAACCGCCAGAGGGGACATCCAACGCGCGTTCAATAACATTTGTCCATTACCTACTTCGGGTGAAGtcatataagtag